From one Luteolibacter sp. SL250 genomic stretch:
- a CDS encoding cytochrome c encodes MPKALPALLLASALSSIPASGNEGFSKYTLCAACHGQSGEGTNLGPPLAGSEWVNGPARNLILIQLLGLQGPIKVKGVDYHFPGGMPALGHQSDEDIATVLTFVRSSFGNDAPAITAAEVAEVRKDAGNGPLTVADLITPSPTAQAKRESTGRYDDLEASSGPPAWLWIAIVAAAAGGGIFALSRRS; translated from the coding sequence GTGCCAAAAGCACTTCCAGCCCTCCTTCTGGCCTCCGCGCTATCCTCCATCCCTGCCTCCGGCAATGAGGGATTCTCCAAATACACGCTGTGCGCCGCCTGCCACGGTCAGAGCGGGGAAGGAACCAATCTGGGACCACCGTTGGCTGGCTCCGAATGGGTCAATGGACCCGCCAGGAACCTCATCCTGATCCAGTTGCTGGGGCTGCAGGGACCGATCAAGGTAAAAGGGGTGGACTATCACTTCCCCGGTGGAATGCCGGCGCTCGGCCACCAGTCGGACGAAGACATCGCCACGGTACTCACATTCGTCCGTTCGTCATTCGGCAATGATGCCCCCGCCATCACCGCCGCAGAGGTGGCGGAAGTAAGGAAAGACGCGGGAAACGGCCCGCTCACCGTGGCGGACCTCATCACCCCGTCCCCTACCGCCCAGGCCAAGCGGGAATCCACGGGCAGGTATGATGATCTGGAGGCCAGCTCCGGTCCACCGGCGTGGTTGTGGATCGCCATCGTGGCGGCAGCCGCCGGTGGAGGGATATTCGCCCTATCAAGGCGCTCCTGA
- a CDS encoding HEAT repeat domain-containing protein, with protein sequence MNRIVKSLVATVAVTTPLHAATKVFQTFNSDGFDDWKFEGKAFGVAPVSGKTQEMKSEFKGYSGEYLVISAHGGDDATGSLTSAEITLPEPYIAFLVGGGNQPGKTAVQLLVDGKVVREAVGKNDLEMRATVWDVRDFKGKKAQIRILDEAKGAWGIIAADHFIFTDYPNQKFPASTRGGKAYSPGLVNDPNMPGVTIPENTTLKVIADWKDQKTISPTALAVDEQNNIFISETHRFRFGVQDNREHLYWYLDDLQSQTTGDRRKMHDKWKEKVSIQSMTEKSELVRKLVDKDGDGVYETSTVFADGFNDVLDGTGAGVFAFEGTTYFACIPKIWALRDENGDGVADQKKVVEDGFGVRVSISGHDLNGFALGPDGRIYGTCGDRGLSFTTKEGKKYHYPNEGVAFRFEPDGTGFEIFHTGLRNPKEIAFDALGNPFSVDNNSDQGDAARVVYLVEGGDTGWQMEHQTMHTFHRQIGLAIHPPSRWMDEKMWHLQNTTQPAYIIPAVAHLTAGPSGLAYHPGTGFLETEANRFIITDYRGGSTNSGIFSFEMKPSGAGMEMTDNRKLVWGVGVTDVEYSYDGKLLISDFMNGWTSHDKGRILALSAGDKTWRAKEAAEAGKLIKEGIDKLSAAECLKLLRHPDLRVRLRAQIAISRKPEALKTFTDAVLSVEQTERIHGLWGLGILARRGAVPSPSSDGFGTLPDIRSRVTAAQVIARYLENDDEETRVQAIRAIASAGVPGDELPLGVLTRDKSLRVRAEAAIAIGRLGSIGQFSTICEMLRENNNKDVFLRHAGIYALELLGRKGAQIFALKDDNSPAVRLAAVVALRRLHDPKVSLMALDSDPTVSDEAVRAIYDNDLVAQRPEAAKLLDNLEARKWTPFMLRRLIHNSFRIGDAQNLQRVLNVAKNADMPKEVREEALRLISIWTEPHTNDQLTGNFRPLPPRDVKDIQPTLNAALPGLLKQDGFILTAALGFMEHYKLDTKSLDEGTLRSLITNDKVPAEARAKGLELLAERKPADLNAFLAKIATDPANEVALSALTGLSKSDPQGAIAPLQTAADSKNAERSQKAWTILATIPGTEVDAFFVKHLTALQAAAGKSASAIELLEGAKTRKDPAVAAAVAAFDKAIAGNADPLTKWNIALEGGDAKNGFSLFSSHPGGQCMRCHRASDDSHAAGGEAGPNLFGMGKRHDNHYILEAIVQPSAKIAPGFGVVSVTFKDKTTLGGMLAEETADHLDINVSGKVYRVKKADLAEIPPVASAMPPMEYLLKPAEVRDLVAWLSSLQKEPKAQKPGPKPIPYDPKNPPALPKAN encoded by the coding sequence ATGAATCGAATCGTCAAATCGCTCGTCGCCACCGTGGCGGTCACCACCCCGCTGCACGCGGCCACCAAAGTTTTCCAGACCTTCAACAGCGACGGTTTCGATGACTGGAAATTTGAAGGCAAGGCCTTCGGTGTCGCTCCGGTTTCCGGCAAAACCCAGGAGATGAAGAGCGAGTTCAAAGGCTACTCCGGTGAGTATCTGGTCATCTCAGCCCATGGCGGCGATGACGCGACCGGCTCCCTGACTTCCGCGGAAATCACGCTTCCTGAGCCCTACATCGCCTTCCTCGTCGGCGGCGGCAACCAGCCTGGCAAAACCGCCGTCCAATTGCTGGTGGATGGCAAGGTCGTCCGCGAAGCGGTCGGCAAGAACGATCTGGAAATGCGCGCCACCGTCTGGGATGTGCGCGACTTCAAGGGTAAGAAAGCCCAGATCCGCATCCTTGATGAGGCGAAGGGAGCCTGGGGCATCATCGCCGCGGACCATTTCATTTTCACCGACTACCCGAACCAGAAGTTCCCCGCCAGCACCCGCGGCGGCAAAGCCTACTCCCCGGGCTTGGTCAACGACCCGAACATGCCCGGCGTGACTATCCCGGAAAACACGACGCTGAAGGTCATCGCGGACTGGAAGGATCAGAAAACCATCTCCCCCACCGCGCTCGCCGTGGACGAGCAGAACAACATCTTCATCTCGGAAACCCACCGCTTCCGCTTCGGCGTCCAGGACAACCGCGAGCACCTCTACTGGTACTTGGACGACCTGCAGAGCCAGACCACCGGCGACCGCCGGAAGATGCACGACAAGTGGAAAGAGAAAGTCAGCATCCAGTCGATGACGGAGAAGTCCGAACTCGTCCGCAAGCTGGTGGACAAGGACGGCGACGGGGTCTACGAGACCTCCACCGTCTTCGCGGATGGTTTCAACGACGTCCTCGATGGCACCGGTGCCGGCGTCTTCGCCTTCGAAGGCACGACTTACTTCGCTTGTATTCCCAAGATCTGGGCGCTGCGGGATGAAAACGGAGACGGCGTGGCGGACCAGAAAAAGGTCGTGGAAGACGGCTTCGGCGTCCGCGTGTCGATCTCCGGCCACGACCTCAACGGCTTCGCGCTCGGCCCGGATGGCCGCATCTACGGCACCTGCGGTGACCGTGGCCTCAGCTTCACCACGAAGGAGGGCAAAAAGTACCACTACCCGAACGAAGGCGTCGCCTTCCGCTTCGAACCGGACGGCACCGGCTTCGAGATCTTCCACACCGGTCTCCGCAATCCGAAGGAAATCGCCTTCGACGCGCTGGGCAACCCGTTCTCGGTGGACAACAACTCCGACCAGGGCGACGCCGCCCGCGTCGTCTATCTGGTCGAAGGTGGAGACACCGGCTGGCAGATGGAGCACCAGACGATGCACACCTTCCACCGCCAGATCGGTCTGGCCATCCACCCGCCAAGCCGCTGGATGGACGAAAAGATGTGGCACCTCCAGAACACCACGCAGCCTGCCTACATCATCCCAGCGGTCGCCCACCTCACCGCCGGCCCGTCCGGCCTCGCCTACCACCCGGGCACCGGTTTCCTGGAAACCGAAGCGAACCGTTTCATCATCACCGACTACCGTGGCGGCAGCACGAACTCCGGCATCTTCTCCTTCGAGATGAAGCCCAGCGGCGCGGGCATGGAGATGACCGACAACCGCAAGCTGGTCTGGGGTGTGGGCGTCACCGATGTGGAATATTCCTACGACGGAAAACTGCTCATCAGCGACTTCATGAACGGCTGGACCTCCCACGACAAGGGCCGGATCCTGGCTCTCAGCGCTGGTGACAAGACCTGGCGCGCGAAGGAAGCCGCCGAAGCCGGCAAGCTGATCAAGGAAGGCATCGACAAGCTCAGCGCGGCGGAGTGCCTCAAGCTGCTCCGCCACCCGGACCTCCGGGTCCGCCTGCGCGCGCAAATCGCGATTTCCCGGAAACCGGAAGCCCTCAAGACCTTCACCGACGCCGTTCTTTCCGTCGAACAGACCGAGCGCATCCACGGCCTCTGGGGTCTGGGAATCCTGGCCCGCCGCGGTGCGGTCCCCTCCCCCTCCAGCGATGGCTTCGGGACTCTGCCAGACATCCGTTCCAGGGTGACCGCCGCGCAGGTGATCGCCCGGTATCTCGAGAATGACGATGAGGAAACCCGCGTTCAGGCAATCCGCGCGATCGCCTCGGCAGGCGTTCCTGGAGATGAACTGCCACTCGGCGTGCTGACCAGGGACAAATCCCTCCGCGTCCGGGCTGAGGCCGCCATCGCCATCGGCCGCCTGGGTTCCATCGGCCAGTTCAGCACCATCTGTGAGATGCTCCGCGAGAACAACAACAAGGATGTCTTCCTCCGCCACGCCGGTATCTATGCGCTGGAGTTGCTCGGCCGGAAAGGAGCCCAGATCTTCGCGCTGAAAGATGACAACTCCCCCGCAGTCCGCCTCGCCGCAGTGGTGGCCCTGCGCCGCCTCCATGACCCCAAGGTCTCGCTGATGGCCCTGGACTCCGACCCCACCGTTTCCGACGAAGCCGTCCGTGCGATCTATGACAACGATCTGGTCGCCCAACGGCCGGAAGCCGCCAAGCTGCTCGACAACCTGGAGGCGCGGAAATGGACGCCATTCATGCTGCGCCGCCTGATCCACAACTCGTTCCGCATCGGTGACGCGCAGAACCTCCAACGCGTGCTGAACGTGGCGAAGAACGCGGACATGCCGAAGGAAGTGCGGGAAGAGGCGCTGCGCCTCATCTCCATCTGGACGGAGCCACACACCAACGACCAGCTCACCGGCAACTTCCGGCCGCTGCCTCCGCGTGACGTCAAGGACATCCAGCCGACGCTCAACGCGGCGCTGCCAGGTCTCCTGAAGCAGGACGGGTTCATCCTGACCGCCGCTCTCGGCTTCATGGAACACTACAAACTGGACACCAAATCGCTCGACGAAGGCACGCTCCGCAGCCTGATCACGAATGACAAGGTGCCTGCGGAGGCCCGGGCGAAGGGCCTGGAACTGCTTGCGGAGCGCAAGCCCGCCGATCTCAACGCGTTCCTGGCGAAAATCGCCACGGATCCCGCGAATGAAGTCGCTCTTTCCGCGCTCACCGGCCTTTCCAAAAGTGATCCCCAGGGAGCCATCGCTCCGCTGCAGACGGCTGCGGATTCCAAGAACGCCGAACGCTCCCAGAAGGCATGGACCATCCTGGCCACCATCCCCGGGACGGAAGTGGATGCGTTCTTCGTGAAGCACCTCACCGCCCTTCAGGCCGCCGCAGGCAAGTCCGCCTCCGCCATCGAACTGCTGGAAGGCGCCAAAACGCGCAAGGATCCCGCCGTCGCCGCCGCCGTCGCGGCCTTCGACAAGGCCATCGCCGGAAACGCCGACCCACTCACCAAGTGGAACATCGCCCTCGAGGGCGGTGACGCGAAGAACGGCTTCTCGCTGTTCTCGTCCCACCCGGGCGGCCAGTGCATGCGCTGCCACCGCGCCAGCGATGACAGCCACGCCGCAGGCGGTGAAGCCGGTCCGAACCTGTTCGGCATGGGCAAGCGCCACGACAATCACTACATCCTCGAAGCAATCGTCCAGCCGAGCGCGAAGATCGCTCCCGGCTTCGGCGTGGTCAGCGTGACGTTCAAGGACAAGACGACGCTGGGTGGCATGTTGGCCGAAGAAACCGCCGACCACCTGGACATCAATGTCTCCGGCAAGGTCTACCGTGTGAAAAAGGCCGATCTCGCCGAGATCCCGCCCGTCGCATCCGCCATGCCGCCGATGGAGTATCTGCTGAAACCGGCCGAAGTCCGCGATCTCGTGGCATGGCTCTCCTCACTGCAGAAGGAACCGAAGGCCCAGAAGCCGGGTCCGAAGCCGATCCCCTACGATCCGAAGAATCCTCCGGCGCTTCCGAAAGCAAACTGA
- a CDS encoding exo-beta-N-acetylmuramidase NamZ domain-containing protein, translated as MRFSLFLLLSSVLAHASEPASGFRPDKLGEMDAAVERTISEGKIPGGVLWLETRNGRHSKAFGQRAVVPAREEMTVDTVFDAASLTKVVATTTAVMKLHEGGKIDLEEKLVSYLPEMGEGGKAAITVRQLLTHTSGLRAGISSRGDWSGLAGALGEIRKEEPTDVPGGAYRYSDINFILLGAIVERVTGEGLEVFCAREIFTPLGMTRSGYLPKVAADTAPTEKLADGTVLRGVVHDPTARKMGGVAGHAGLFTTAEDLAKFSRMMLSGGGTILKPETVRLMTSVQTPDWLPRRGLGWDIDSPYTGLRGNLLPIGGYGHTGWTGTSLWIDPFSRTFIIFLSNRNHPSGGNSLLLQRELGTLAAQAVADYNFLYVPDALPVDPKKNLPPAVAPVPVLNGIDVLEREGFARLKGMKIGLVTNHTGQDRGRKSTIDLLHKADGVELKVLFSPEHGIRGEQDHEKITDTKDQGTGLPVKSLYGKTRSPLPADLEGLDALVFDIQDIGCRFYTYISTMANCIEQAGKSKLKFIVLDRVNPIGPAVEGPVLTEERSFIATHEIPVRHGMTVGELALMINGERKSGAEVEVVKCEGAGLQWYDRCGLPWRNPSPNMRSLEAATLYPGVGLLEFCDISVGRGTDAPFSLVGAPYVDELKFAGELTRAGLPGVGFVPVRYTPVASVFKGKECGGVRIQITNRDAFRSVDLGVVMASAFHRLYGKQAGISKILKLTGDRPTVDAILAGKSLDEIRVAWEPGLRAFSAVRAPYLLYPR; from the coding sequence ATGCGGTTTTCCCTGTTCCTTCTGCTGTCATCGGTGCTGGCCCATGCTTCGGAGCCGGCTTCCGGATTCCGTCCGGACAAGCTTGGAGAGATGGATGCGGCGGTTGAGCGCACTATCTCTGAAGGAAAGATCCCCGGCGGCGTCCTGTGGCTGGAAACCAGGAACGGACGGCATTCCAAGGCGTTCGGCCAACGGGCGGTTGTGCCAGCGCGCGAAGAGATGACGGTGGACACCGTTTTCGACGCCGCTTCGCTGACGAAGGTGGTGGCAACCACCACGGCGGTCATGAAGCTTCATGAGGGAGGAAAGATCGACCTGGAGGAGAAACTTGTCAGCTACCTGCCGGAGATGGGAGAGGGGGGAAAGGCGGCCATCACGGTGAGGCAGTTGCTGACCCATACTTCCGGCCTGCGGGCGGGGATTTCCTCCCGGGGCGACTGGAGCGGCCTGGCCGGGGCCTTGGGGGAGATCCGGAAAGAAGAGCCGACGGATGTTCCGGGTGGCGCCTACCGTTACAGTGACATCAATTTCATCCTGTTGGGGGCCATTGTGGAGCGGGTGACCGGGGAAGGGCTGGAGGTCTTCTGCGCGCGGGAGATTTTCACACCGCTGGGCATGACGCGGAGTGGATACCTGCCCAAGGTGGCGGCGGACACCGCCCCTACGGAAAAGCTGGCGGATGGCACCGTCCTGCGGGGCGTGGTGCATGACCCCACCGCCCGGAAAATGGGAGGGGTGGCGGGTCACGCCGGCCTCTTCACCACGGCGGAAGACCTGGCGAAGTTTTCCCGGATGATGCTCTCCGGTGGTGGAACCATCCTGAAGCCCGAAACGGTCAGGTTGATGACCTCCGTGCAGACGCCGGACTGGCTCCCCCGGCGCGGCCTGGGATGGGACATCGACTCCCCCTACACCGGGTTGCGGGGGAACCTGCTGCCCATCGGCGGATATGGCCATACCGGATGGACGGGGACCAGCCTGTGGATCGATCCATTTTCCCGGACCTTCATCATTTTCCTGTCGAACCGGAACCATCCGTCCGGCGGCAACTCCCTCCTCCTCCAGCGGGAACTGGGGACGCTCGCGGCCCAGGCGGTGGCGGACTACAATTTCCTCTACGTTCCGGATGCCCTGCCGGTGGATCCGAAGAAAAACCTGCCCCCGGCGGTGGCTCCGGTGCCGGTCCTGAACGGCATCGATGTTCTGGAGCGCGAGGGCTTCGCCCGACTGAAGGGCATGAAGATCGGACTGGTGACGAATCACACGGGTCAGGACCGGGGGCGGAAGTCCACCATCGATTTGCTCCACAAGGCGGATGGGGTGGAGCTGAAGGTTCTGTTCAGCCCGGAACACGGCATCCGCGGCGAGCAGGACCATGAGAAGATCACCGACACGAAGGACCAGGGAACGGGGCTTCCGGTGAAGAGCCTCTACGGGAAAACCCGTAGTCCCCTGCCCGCGGATCTGGAGGGCCTGGATGCGCTCGTTTTCGACATCCAGGACATCGGCTGCCGGTTCTACACCTACATCTCGACCATGGCGAACTGCATCGAACAGGCTGGGAAATCGAAGTTGAAGTTCATCGTGCTGGACCGGGTGAACCCCATCGGCCCGGCGGTGGAGGGGCCGGTGCTCACGGAGGAGCGGAGTTTCATCGCCACCCATGAGATCCCCGTGCGGCATGGCATGACGGTGGGGGAGTTGGCGCTGATGATCAACGGCGAGCGGAAGTCCGGCGCGGAGGTGGAGGTGGTGAAGTGCGAAGGCGCCGGGCTGCAGTGGTATGACCGCTGCGGGCTGCCATGGAGGAACCCGTCACCGAACATGCGGAGCCTGGAGGCTGCCACCCTCTATCCCGGCGTGGGGCTGCTGGAGTTCTGCGACATCAGCGTGGGACGGGGGACGGATGCGCCTTTCTCGTTGGTGGGAGCGCCGTATGTCGATGAACTGAAGTTCGCGGGGGAACTGACCCGGGCCGGACTGCCGGGCGTCGGGTTTGTGCCTGTCCGGTACACCCCGGTGGCCAGCGTGTTCAAAGGGAAGGAATGTGGCGGAGTCCGCATCCAGATCACGAACCGTGACGCATTCCGGTCGGTGGACCTGGGGGTGGTGATGGCCTCGGCCTTCCACCGGCTTTACGGAAAACAGGCGGGAATTTCCAAGATACTCAAGCTGACGGGGGACCGCCCGACGGTGGACGCGATCCTTGCGGGGAAGAGCCTGGATGAGATCCGCGTGGCGTGGGAGCCGGGGTTGCGGGCCTTTTCCGCGGTGCGCGCACCCTATCTTCTCTATCCGCGGTGA
- a CDS encoding neutral zinc metallopeptidase has protein sequence MDWKDREGSGNMEDARGRTGGGGGFGGGGGGMFGILTLIGRTFGIKGILVAVVAGVVLWKCGIINPLQLSGGGSGGGSEWAETPADKESYEFVSRVLRGTEKVWQAEFARHGMQYVEPKLVVFRSNVATACGTGSAAMGPFYCPADQQIYIDLSFFDELARTFNSPGDFAQAYVIAHEVGHHVQKLLGDSDKVSAMRGRPDYNQYSVRLELQADFYAGMWARQSVEYFNLDKSDIEEAMRAANAIGDDAIQKKQQGKIVPHAFTHGTSEQRMRWFKKGLDSGKMEDGDTFSMPYQSL, from the coding sequence ATGGACTGGAAGGATCGCGAGGGGAGCGGGAACATGGAAGACGCACGGGGCCGGACCGGAGGAGGTGGCGGATTCGGTGGTGGTGGCGGCGGGATGTTCGGCATCCTCACGCTGATCGGGCGGACCTTCGGGATCAAAGGGATCCTGGTCGCCGTGGTCGCCGGGGTTGTTCTGTGGAAATGCGGCATCATCAACCCTCTCCAGCTTTCGGGTGGTGGCTCCGGCGGAGGGAGCGAGTGGGCGGAGACACCGGCGGACAAGGAAAGCTACGAGTTCGTCAGCCGGGTGCTCAGAGGCACGGAGAAAGTGTGGCAGGCTGAGTTCGCCCGGCATGGCATGCAGTATGTCGAGCCGAAGCTGGTGGTCTTCCGAAGCAATGTCGCCACCGCTTGCGGCACCGGCAGCGCGGCGATGGGGCCTTTCTACTGTCCCGCGGACCAACAGATCTACATCGATCTGAGCTTCTTCGATGAGCTGGCGAGGACGTTCAACTCGCCGGGGGATTTCGCCCAAGCTTACGTGATCGCCCACGAGGTTGGCCACCACGTGCAGAAGTTGCTGGGCGATTCCGACAAGGTGTCGGCGATGCGCGGCCGCCCGGACTACAACCAGTATTCCGTGCGGCTGGAGCTCCAGGCGGACTTCTATGCCGGGATGTGGGCGCGGCAGTCGGTGGAGTATTTCAACCTGGACAAGAGCGACATCGAGGAGGCGATGCGCGCCGCGAACGCCATCGGTGATGATGCGATCCAGAAGAAGCAGCAGGGCAAGATCGTCCCCCATGCCTTCACCCACGGAACTTCGGAACAGCGCATGAGGTGGTTCAAGAAAGGCCTCGACAGTGGAAAGATGGAGGACGGCGACACGTTCTCGATGCCCTACCAGAGCCTCTGA
- a CDS encoding Gfo/Idh/MocA family oxidoreductase — protein sequence MNRRPFIKLAVGASLASVYSRAQEAQAEPKKLGWALVGLGSLSKNQIAPALLKSKHSRLAAVVTGTPAKGVEWREKYGLAENKVYNYENFDKIIEDKDVDVVYIVLPNSMHHEYVLRAAKAGKHVFCEKPMANTAKECREMIAACEKAKVLLGVAYRCQFEAHHLEAIRFGREKVFGALKHVNAEFGFKIGDPKQWRLRKDLAGGGALMDVGVYALNACRYLTGEEPVEISALETKTDPVKFAEVDETITWQMKFASGITANCMTTYNFNGANNFTVTAEKGRYGMGPAYGYSGQTGWTSDAKVPFAFPPSDHFVLEMDAFSEAIINGKPFAVPGEEGLKDLLAVEAIYRSIKNGKPEAVEKA from the coding sequence ATGAACCGACGTCCATTCATCAAACTCGCCGTGGGGGCCTCGCTGGCCTCCGTCTATTCCAGAGCCCAGGAAGCGCAGGCGGAGCCGAAGAAGCTCGGCTGGGCGCTGGTGGGCCTCGGTTCGCTCAGCAAGAACCAGATCGCGCCCGCATTGCTGAAGTCGAAGCATTCCAGGCTGGCGGCCGTGGTGACGGGCACTCCGGCGAAGGGCGTGGAGTGGCGGGAGAAATACGGCCTTGCGGAGAACAAGGTCTACAATTACGAGAATTTCGACAAGATCATCGAGGACAAGGACGTGGATGTGGTCTACATCGTCCTGCCGAACTCGATGCACCATGAATACGTGCTGCGCGCGGCGAAGGCGGGCAAGCATGTCTTCTGCGAGAAGCCGATGGCGAACACCGCGAAGGAGTGCCGCGAGATGATCGCCGCCTGCGAGAAGGCAAAGGTGCTGCTGGGCGTGGCCTACCGCTGCCAGTTCGAGGCGCACCACCTGGAGGCCATCCGTTTCGGGCGGGAGAAGGTGTTCGGCGCCCTGAAGCATGTGAACGCGGAGTTCGGCTTCAAGATCGGGGATCCGAAGCAGTGGCGCCTGCGCAAGGATCTGGCGGGTGGCGGAGCGCTGATGGATGTGGGTGTCTATGCGCTCAACGCCTGCCGCTATCTGACGGGCGAGGAACCGGTGGAAATCTCCGCGCTGGAGACGAAGACGGACCCGGTGAAGTTCGCGGAGGTGGATGAAACCATCACCTGGCAGATGAAGTTCGCCTCCGGGATCACGGCGAACTGCATGACGACCTACAATTTCAACGGTGCGAACAACTTCACCGTGACGGCGGAGAAAGGCCGCTACGGGATGGGCCCTGCCTATGGCTACAGCGGCCAGACCGGGTGGACCTCGGACGCGAAGGTTCCGTTCGCCTTCCCTCCGTCCGACCACTTCGTGCTGGAGATGGATGCCTTTTCGGAAGCCATCATCAACGGCAAGCCGTTCGCGGTTCCGGGTGAGGAAGGACTGAAGGACCTGCTGGCCGTGGAGGCGATCTACCGTTCGATCAAGAACGGCAAGCCGGAGGCGGTTGAAAAGGCGTGA
- a CDS encoding rhomboid family intramembrane serine protease yields MNDPAADTPTMPVWARDTAFPEAPGGWGWADSKDKRTLCASPEELSQAVLTDEGGNVSLVWTPETPRMVLPEEVPALNDAVSASRAKWARGDLDHYTSRLRRGLTFFSIVFAWVFFGQYRLVSGTSSFGALDSMGKALRATLNHGFIEIGFLFLVMFVLIPWYQARKRYNEQGRFSTPAGLSEAVPAMRFETWLERQKAPFTYVFLGLITLVGLAQLLPDGPQSSIKAAGLVKDAYRAGEWWRLFTAPFMHGHPIHFLMNAAALLYLGKRLEVFARWPHLPMVFLFSAVVGGQASAQFLRNADSVGASGGLMGWLGFLLVFETLHARLVPRSARRRLAAAVFLTAVIGLIGHRFIDNAAHAGGLVAGMVYAAIVFPKSSSVNRPQSTLTDRIGGSLALAACAASAAFAIWKICAPA; encoded by the coding sequence GTGAACGATCCCGCCGCCGATACCCCCACGATGCCCGTCTGGGCGCGTGACACCGCATTCCCCGAGGCACCGGGGGGCTGGGGATGGGCCGACTCCAAGGACAAGCGCACGCTTTGCGCCTCCCCGGAGGAGCTTTCCCAGGCGGTCCTCACCGACGAAGGGGGTAATGTCTCCTTGGTCTGGACTCCGGAAACGCCGCGGATGGTGCTCCCGGAGGAAGTCCCCGCCCTGAATGATGCCGTGTCCGCATCCCGGGCGAAGTGGGCACGCGGTGATCTGGATCACTACACCTCCCGTTTGCGGAGGGGGCTGACGTTTTTCAGCATCGTCTTCGCCTGGGTCTTTTTCGGCCAATACCGCCTCGTGAGCGGCACCTCGTCCTTCGGTGCGCTGGACTCAATGGGCAAGGCGCTCCGCGCCACGCTCAACCATGGCTTCATTGAGATCGGCTTCCTGTTCCTGGTGATGTTCGTCCTGATCCCGTGGTACCAGGCGCGGAAACGCTACAACGAGCAGGGCCGTTTCAGCACCCCGGCCGGTCTTTCCGAAGCGGTCCCTGCCATGCGGTTCGAGACATGGCTGGAGCGGCAGAAAGCCCCGTTCACTTATGTGTTCCTCGGACTGATCACCCTTGTCGGGCTTGCCCAGCTTCTCCCGGACGGGCCGCAATCCAGCATCAAGGCCGCTGGATTGGTGAAAGATGCCTACCGAGCCGGGGAATGGTGGCGGCTTTTCACGGCCCCGTTCATGCACGGGCATCCCATCCACTTCCTGATGAATGCCGCCGCCCTCCTCTACCTGGGCAAACGGCTGGAGGTGTTCGCCCGGTGGCCGCACCTGCCGATGGTGTTCCTCTTTTCCGCGGTCGTCGGCGGACAGGCATCCGCCCAGTTCCTCAGGAACGCCGACTCCGTCGGCGCATCCGGCGGGCTCATGGGTTGGCTGGGCTTCCTGCTGGTCTTCGAAACCCTGCATGCACGGCTCGTCCCCCGCTCCGCCCGCAGGAGGTTGGCCGCCGCCGTGTTCCTGACAGCCGTCATCGGCCTGATCGGGCACCGCTTCATCGACAACGCCGCGCACGCCGGAGGATTGGTCGCGGGCATGGTGTACGCCGCGATCGTTTTCCCGAAGTCCTCCTCGGTCAACCGCCCGCAGTCCACGCTCACCGACCGCATCGGTGGTTCACTGGCGCTCGCCGCCTGCGCCGCCTCCGCAGCCTTCGCGATCTGGAAGATCTGTGCACCTGCCTGA
- the secG gene encoding preprotein translocase subunit SecG, whose translation MTFAAINYLSISINLLLVVFVFVCVLMTLVILMQRPKQEGLGAAFGAGVTDQVFGARTTNVLQRGTVYLASAFFILSLLLAILIGFQNRKNSLLAPKSAKPAAEAPAVPAEAEKPKSLTDDLPETAPAPVTPATPEAPAPAPAPEAPAPAPAPEATAPAPAPAPESAPAPAPTEKPEGQ comes from the coding sequence ATGACCTTCGCCGCGATCAATTACCTCTCGATCAGCATCAACCTGTTGCTCGTCGTGTTTGTTTTCGTCTGCGTCCTGATGACCCTCGTCATCCTGATGCAGCGCCCGAAACAGGAGGGTCTCGGCGCCGCCTTCGGTGCGGGCGTGACCGACCAGGTCTTCGGTGCCCGGACCACCAACGTCCTGCAACGCGGCACGGTCTATCTCGCTTCGGCGTTCTTCATCCTCAGCCTCCTGCTGGCGATCCTCATCGGCTTCCAGAACCGGAAGAACTCCCTGCTCGCTCCGAAGTCCGCCAAGCCCGCTGCTGAAGCGCCGGCGGTTCCCGCTGAAGCGGAAAAGCCCAAATCCCTCACCGACGACCTTCCTGAAACGGCACCCGCTCCGGTAACGCCCGCCACTCCCGAGGCACCCGCTCCGGCTCCTGCCCCGGAAGCACCGGCACCCGCCCCTGCTCCCGAAGCAACTGCTCCGGCCCCAGCACCTGCTCCGGAATCCGCGCCTGCGCCGGCTCCAACAGAAAAACCGGAGGGGCAGTGA